The Agromyces mangrovi genome contains a region encoding:
- the pyrF gene encoding orotidine-5'-phosphate decarboxylase, with protein sequence MASFGTRLGESFDRFGRLCVGIDPHAGLLDAWGLPESGAGVREFGLRVVDAMAGRAGICKPQVAFFERFGSAGIAGLERVLAEARGAGILVIADAKRGDIDSTMDAYARAWLEPGSPLEADALTVNPFQGLGALAGTHRLAERHGKGLFVLAATSNPEAAAIQRSVLQQSSREGSTVSAAICSGVATWNAEEPDAGEQAFGSTGVVIGATVDLRAAGIDPDDASTPRTPVLAPGFGHQGAELADLRDTFGALAGGVIANESRSILAAGPDGIRDAIARRAEATAVARG encoded by the coding sequence GTGGCATCGTTCGGCACGCGACTGGGGGAGTCGTTCGACCGGTTCGGCCGGCTCTGCGTGGGCATCGACCCGCACGCCGGGCTGCTCGACGCGTGGGGGCTCCCGGAGTCGGGTGCGGGCGTGCGCGAGTTCGGCCTGCGCGTCGTCGACGCGATGGCCGGGCGCGCCGGCATCTGCAAGCCGCAGGTGGCGTTCTTCGAGCGGTTCGGCTCGGCGGGCATCGCCGGGCTCGAGCGCGTGCTCGCCGAGGCGCGCGGTGCGGGCATCCTCGTCATCGCCGACGCCAAGCGCGGCGACATCGACTCGACCATGGACGCGTACGCACGCGCGTGGCTCGAGCCCGGTTCGCCGCTCGAGGCGGACGCACTTACCGTGAACCCGTTCCAGGGCCTCGGCGCGCTGGCGGGCACGCACCGCCTCGCCGAGCGGCACGGGAAGGGCCTGTTCGTGCTCGCCGCGACCTCCAATCCCGAGGCCGCCGCGATCCAGCGCTCGGTGCTCCAGCAGAGCAGCCGGGAGGGGTCGACGGTCTCGGCCGCGATCTGCTCGGGTGTCGCGACCTGGAACGCCGAGGAGCCGGATGCGGGCGAGCAGGCGTTCGGCTCGACCGGTGTGGTGATCGGGGCGACCGTCGACCTGCGGGCGGCCGGCATCGACCCGGACGATGCGTCGACCCCGCGCACGCCGGTGCTCGCACCCGGGTTCGGCCACCAGGGCGCCGAGCTCGCCGACCTGCGCGACACGTTCGGAGCACTTGCCGGCGGCGTGATCGCGAACGAGTCGCGCTCGATCCTGGCGGCCGGTCCCGACGGCATCCGCGACGCGATCGCGCGTCGCGCCGAGGCCACGGCGGTGGCCCGTGGCTGA